A window of Actinomadura viridis genomic DNA:
GGCCGGGATGGGATCGCTGCTGGCCGCCAACGCGGTCCTGCTGCGCTGGGGGCTGGCGCCGCTCGACCGCCTGACCCAGGTGATGACCACCATCGACCTGCTGCGGCCCGGGCAGCGGCTGGAGGCGACCGGCAGTGCCGAGATGACCGCGCTGATCTCCACGTTCAACCAGATGCTGGACCGGCTGGAGGTCGAGCGCGGGACGAGCAGCGCCCGCGCGCTGTCGGCCCAGGAGGACGAGCGCCGCCGGATCGCGCAGGAACTGCACGACGAGATCGGCCAGCGCCTGACCGCGGTGCTGCTGGATCTCAAGCGGCTCACCGACCAGGCGCCCGAGCCGATGCGCGCCGACATGCGCCAGGTCCAGGAGATCACCCGCGGCAGCCTGGACGAGGTGCGCACGATCGTGCACCGGCTGCGTCCCGGCGTCCTGGAAGACCTCGGCCTGCTCAGCGCGCTGACCGCGCTGACCAACCAGTTCGACACGCACACCGGCCTGAAGGTGCGGCGCGAGCTGGGTGCCGACCTGCCGGAGCTGAGCACCCAGAGCGAGCTGGTGATCTACCGGATCGCCCAGGAGAGCCTGACCAACGCCGCCCGGCACGCCGGCGCCACGGCCGCCGACCTGGAGCTGGTCCCCGGCCACGGCGGCGTGACCCTGCACGTCCGTGACAACGGCACGGGCATCACCGGCCTCCGGGAGGGCGCCGGGATCCGCGGGATGCGCGAGCGGGCCCTGCTGATCGGAGCCCAGCTGACGATCACTTCCCGGCCCGGCCAGGGCACCCGCGTGAGCCTGCACGTCCCCGTCCCGACCGAGCGAGGAATACCATGACCGAGCGCACCGGCGGACGACCGATCCGGATCCTGCTGGCCGACGACCACGCCCTGGTCCGCCGCGGTGTCCGGCTGATCCTCGACAACGAACCCGACCTGTGCGTGGTGGCGGAGGCCGGGGACGGCGCCGAGGCGGTGGAGGTCGCCCGCCGGGTCCGGCCCGACCTGGTGGTGCTCGACGTGGCCATGCCCCGGCTGACCGGCCTGCAGGCCGCCCGCGAGCTGGCCCGCACGCTGCCGCACACCCGCATCCTCATCCTGACGATGCACGACAACGAGCAGTACTTCTTCGAAGCCCTCAAGGCCAGCGCCGCCGGCTACGTGCTCAAGTCGCTGGCCGACCGCGACCTGATCGACGCCTGCCGGGCCGCGATGCGCGGCGAGCCGTTCCTGTACCCGGGCGCGGTGACCGCGCTGATCCGCTCCTACCTCGACCAGGCCCGGCAGGGCACCGCCCCGGAGACCGTGCTCACCCCCCGCGAGGAGGAGATCCTCAAACTGGTCGCCGAGGGCCACACCTCCCGCGAGATCGCCGACACCCTCTTCATCAGCACGAAGACGATCGAACGGCACCGCGCCAACATCCTGGCCAAGCTCGGCCTGAAGGACCGGCTGGAGCTGACCCGCTACGCCATCCGCACCGGCCTCATCGAACCCTGAGCCCGCTCCCCGGCACGCGCCTGAGAGCGTCGCCCTAAGGACCAGCTCGGAGGCGTCTTGTAGATGAAAGTCCATCGCCAGTCCGGATACCTGGATGAAACTCCATGGAACGGATGGCCTGGGCGGTGGTGTGCTTACCGGCATGGTGACGATCGGACGGACGGTGGTGCCCGCCGGAGAAGGCCGGGCGGTTCGGGTGCGCGCCGGGCAGCGGGTGCGAGTGGTGGACGTGGAGGGCGGGCAGGTCGGTGACCTGTTCGCCTTCGCGGCGGACGACCCGCGGGAGCATCTGAGCGCCGCGCACACCCGCAGCGTGACGAGTCGGCTGTTCCCCCAGGTGGGCGAGTCTTTCGTCACCGATCACCGGCGGCCGATCCTGGCGCTGGCGGGCGACACCTCGCCCGGGTCGCACGACATGCTGATCGCCGCCTGCGACCCGGCGCGGTACGAGGCGCTGGGGGCGCCGGGGCACGCCTCGTGCGCGAGGAACCTGGAGCTGGCGCTGGCCGGGCTGGGCCTGGCCGTCGACGTCACCCCGCAGCCGGTCAACGTGTTCATGCGGATTCCGGTGGAGGGGTCGGGGCGGCTGCGGTGGCTGCCGGCCGAGAGCCGGGCCGGGGACGCGATCACTTTCGAGGCGGCCATGGACTGCGTGGTGGTGGTGTCGGCATGCCCGCAGGACATGGCCGGCATCAACGGCGACACGCTGACGCCGTTGGCGATCGACGTCCTGTGAAGGCGTCCTGTGAAGGCGTCCTGTGAAGCGGACCGGCCTGGGGCCGGTCCGGATCCGGAGAACGAGTGAGCAAGGGAGAAGGGGAAATGACGGGAACGCATCCGGCGCTGGAGCCGGGACGTGTCGGCGGGCTGCGGACGCCCAACCGGCTGGTGGTGGCGCCGATGACGCGGGTGTCGGCCGCGCCGGACGGTACGCCGACGCCCGAGATGGCCGAGTACTACGCCGGGTTCGCGGACGGCGGTTTCGGGCTGGTCGTCACCGAGGGGATCTACACCGACACCGTTCACAGCCAGGGCTACCTCAACCAGCCGGGTCTGGTGTCGGATCGTCATACGGCCGCCTGGCGGGAAATCACCGCCGGGGTGCGCGGGTTCGGGACGTCCATCGTGGCCCAGCTGATGCACGCGGGCGCGTTGTCGCAGGGGAACCCCTATCGCGACGACACCGCGGGGCCGTCGGCGGTCGCGCCGCGCGGGGTCAAGATGCCCGAGTACGGCGGGCACGGGCCATGGCCGACGCCCAGGGAGATGAACCGGGCCGACATCGAGGAGGCCGTCGGCGGCTTCGTCGCCTCGGCGGTGAACGCCAAGCGTGCCGGGTTCGACGGGGTGGAGGTCCATGCGGCCAACGGCTACCTGCTGGACCAGTTCCTGACCGACTACACCAACCGGCGCGAGGACTCCTACGGCGGGCCGGTCGCCAACCGGGTGCGCCTGGCGGCGGAGGTCGTCGCGGCGATCCGCGCCGAGGTCGGCCCGGACTGGTGCGTCGGGGTCCGGCTGTCGCAGACCAAGGTGAACGACTTCACGTACCGCTGGCCCGGCGGCGCCCACGACGCCGAGGTGATCTACGCCGCGCTGACCGAGGCCGGCGCGACGTACCTGCACATCGCCAGCGAGGGGCGGAACTGGCTGGACACCGCACGGCTGGACGGCGGGCTCACCCTCACCGGCCTGGCGCGGCGGACGAGCGGCCTGCCGGTGATCGCCAACGGTGGGATGCACGATCCGGACCTGTCGGCGCAGGTGCTGGCGGACGGTCACGCCGACCTCGTCTCGGTGGCCAGGGGCGCGCTGGTCCACCCCGACCTGCCGCGCCGCCTCGCCGAGGGCAGGGCGCCGGAGCGCTTCGACCATGCGATGCTGTCGCCGATGGCCACCCTGGACAACGCCCGGCGGTGGCGGCTGGCGGCCGGTGCGGCGGTCTGATCCGGTACGCGCGGCGGCGAGAGGGAACGGGACATGAGCGGAAGCTGGCACGGCGGAGCGGCGGCCGTGGTGACGCTGGGCTTCGACGTCGACGCCGAGACGCCGATCCTCGCCCGGGGCGGCCGGTACGCCGCGCACGCGAGCACCATGTCGCACCAGGCTTACGGACCGGACGTGGGGTTGCCCCGCATCCTGGACCTCCTGGACGAGATGGAGGTTCCGGCGACGTTCTTCGTGCCGGGCTGGGTGGCCGAGCACCGGCCCGGGCTGGCCGCCTCGATCGTCGAACGCGGTCACGAGGTGGCGCACCACTCCTACGCCCACCGGCCGCCCACGTCGATGACCCCGGCGGAGGAGCGCGCGGATTTCGTGCGGGCCCTGGAGGTGTTCGCCGGGCAGGGAATCGAGATCGTCGGGTACCGGGCGGCGCTGTGGGAGGCGTCCTGGCTGACGGCGGAGCTGGTGGCCGAGCACGGGCTGCGCTACGACTCGTCGCTGATGGGCGATGACCGGCCGTACCGGGTGGGCACCGCGGCGGGCGAGATCATGGAGCTGCCGGTGCACTGGTCGCTGGACGACTGGGAGCAGTACGCCTTCCTCCCCGAACCGCACGTCGGGTCGGTGATCGAGTCGCCGCGCAAGGTGCTGGAGCTGTGGCGGGCGGAGCTGGACGGCATGCGGCGGTACCGGTGCCTGTTCAACCTGTGCGTGCACCCGTTCCTGTCCGGCCGCCCCGGCCGCGCGCTGGCCCTGCGGGAGTTCATCGAGTACGCGCGCGGGTGCGGTGATGTGGCGTTCGCCCGCTGCCGGGACGTGGCGGAGGCGGCGTTCGCCGACCCGGAGGTCGGCGTGCGCCCGCACCGTCCGCCCCAGGTGGACCCGGCGGTTCATCCGCACTGACAGGGTCAGGCCATGTCGGAGGCTTGAAGCGCCAGGAAGAAGTCGACGCGGTCCGCGGTGCGGGCCGCGTCGCGGCCGGTCAACTCGGTGATCTTGGCGAGCCGGTTGCGCAGCGTGTTGACATGGACCCGCAGGGCCGCGGCGGTCACCTGCCAGTGGCCGTCGTGGTCCAGGAAGGCGCGCAGCGTGGTCTCCAGTTCGCCGCCGCGCCTGGTGTCGTGGCCGCGTATCGGGGCGAGCACGCCGTCGGCCAGGGTCCGCAGCGTGTCGGCGTCCTGCGTGCCGAGCAGCAGCCGGTGGGTGCCGAGCTCGGCGTAGGTCCGGACGGCGGGACCGTCCTCGCCGCGCCGCAGGGCCCGGCACGACTCGCGTGACCGGACGAGCGGCTCGCGCAGCCCCGCCGGTCCCTGGACGACCCCGCCGAGGCCCAGCACGGGACGGCGGCCGGGGAAGCGTTCGGCCACGGCCGAGACGAGTCGTTCGGCCAGGGGCGCCGCTTCCCCTTCGCCGTGCCGCCACGACAGGACCGCCACCACGTCCTGCGATCCGGCCGCGACCACCACCGGGACGCCGGTCGCGAGGAAGAACTCGCCGACCACCTCGGCCAGTCCGGGCAAGGTGGCGTCCGGCCCCCTGAACGCCATCGTCCAGACCGCCAGGGGACCCTCGGGATCCACGCCGAACGCGCGCAGCCGGCCGGGGACCTCGGCGGCGCGGCTGCCGCCCGACAGCACCATCTCCAGCAGTTCGCTGGCGAACCGCAGCTCGATCGCCTGCACGGCCTGCTGCCTGGCGACCTCCAGGCTGAGGAAGCGGGCCGCCTGGTCCAGCGCGTCCTGCTCGACGCGCGTCAGTTCCCTCACCGGACGCAGGCAGATCAGCGCCGCGTCCACGTCGCCGACCGCGCCCACCAGGTACAGCGCCGCCCGTCCCGCACCGCCCAGGTCCAGTTCCAGAGGCGGCGGGCGGCGGGTCAGCCCGGCGGCCACCGTGTGCAGCTGCCCGGCGTCCAGCTCGACGCCGGCCGAGGCGAGCAGCCGCCCCATCCGGTCGATCACGGCCAGCGGCAGCTCGTGGTCCCGGCGCAGCACCCGCAGGACACCGGACGCGCCCGCGCCCCGCGAGATCGCCGTGGCCAGCGCCTCCCCCCGGCGCACCATGCCGACCAGCGCGCCCTGGCGTTCCTCGGCGTAGCGGGTGGCGACCGCCTCGGAGAGGGCGGTGAACGGCACCGTCGCCGAGATCTCCAGCAGCGGCACGCCGGCGTCCCGGCAGGCGGCGACCAGCTCGCCGGGCGTGGCGGGGCGCTCCGGACGCAGGCCGAACACGATGCCCGCCGCCTGCGCCCGCTGGACGTTGGCGACGAACCCGGCGGCGCCGATCTGGTCGTCCCACAGCCCGTTGGTCAGCACCAGCTCGCGCCGGCGTACGTAGCGCGAGGGGTCGGGCAACTCGGTGTTGTGGACCCAGGCGACCGGCTCCTCCAACGCCCCCTGCGGGCCCGGGACGAGAACTCTCAGCCCGAGGGACTCGTCCGCCAGCAGCGACTCCACGGTGAACATGCTGTGAACCTATCCAGCGGAACCGGGCAACGCTAGATGTTCCTCTACCAGCTGGACCGCCTGCTACCGATTCTCCCCGCATAGTCCGCGCGGCCCGGCCCTGCGGCGAGGGACGGCTCCCGTTCCGGGCCGTCCCTCGCCACGCGCCTGATCGGTCCGTCAGAAGGTGATGGCGACTTTGCCTCGGGCGTGGCCGCGCGCGAGGTAGCGCAGCGCCTCGGGGATCTCGGTGAACGGGTAGGTCCGGTCGATGACCGGCGTGATCTGCTCCTTCTCCATGAGGTCGGCCAGGAACCGCAGGTCCGTGGAGTTGGGCTTCCAGGCGACGCTCGCGATGCGCTGCCTGACGAAGGGGTTGGTGAGGGCTCCGCGCAGGATCTGCGCCGCCGGGCCGAGCAGGCTGCCGCGGGCCGAGGCGATGCCGCCCACGATCACCAGCGTCCCGCGGGAGGTCAGGGGACGGCGCAGTGCCGCCGGCGACCGGTCGCCCACGATGTCCATGAGCAGGTCGTACCGCCCCTCCCGGGTGGTGAAGTCCTCGCGGGTGTAGTCGACGACGTCGTCCGCGCCCAGGGAGCGGACCAGTTCGATGTTGCGGGTGCTGCACACGCCGGTGACCTCGGCTCCGAACGTCTTGGCGAGCTGGACGGCGAACGTGCCGATGCCGCCGGAGGCTCCGTTGACCAGGACCCGCGACCCGGCCGAGATCCCGCCCACGTCCCGCAGCCCTTGCAGCGCGGTGTGCGCGGCCATCGACACCGACGCCGCCTGTTCGAAGGTGAGGCGGGCGGGCTTGACGGCCAGCCGGTTCCGCGGGACGGCGACGGCCTCGGCGAACGAGCCGAGCCGGACCTCCCCGAAGACCTCGTCGCCGGGACGCAGCCCGGTCACCTCCTCACCCACGCGCTCCACCACGCCGGCGAGGTCGGCGCCCAGGATCAGGCCCGGCCTGGGCCGCCGGAGGCCGACGCTGAGCCGTACCAGCTTCGGGTCGGCCCCCATGTGGCGCCAGTCGTAGGGGTTGACGGAGGCCGCCCGTACACGCACGAGCACTTCGTCCCGGGCGATGCCGGGTTCGTCGACGTCCTTGAGAGCCAGCACTTCGGGCGGGCCGTAGCGGTCCCAACTCCATGCCTTCATGGCGGCCTTCCTTCCGGTGGGGGTCACCCCTGGGGCGTCGTACGCCGTAAGGTTGTCATACGCCGTAAGGCTATCGTACGGCGTAAGGGAGTCAAGGGCCGTAGCGGAAAAGGACTCAGGCGGTGATCGAGCGTGAGGGGACGTCCGGCGCGCTCAGCCGCGTCCGGGAGGGGTCACGAGGCGGCGGCGCGGCGCCGTTCCAGCCCTTCGAGGATCAGGTCCAGCGCGAACTCGAACTCGAACTGGTCGTCGCAGAAGCCCAGGGTGCCGTCCGGATCGTCGTGGACGGCGTCCGCCAGCATCCCGGCGAGGTTCGGGTACCGGTCGGCCATCCGCTCCATCATCGCGGCGGCCTCGGCGTCCGCGGTCTGAGCGCCGTCGGGCCGGAACAGCTCCTGCGTGAACCCGAGAGCGCGGCTGCCCAGGACGTGCAGCGCGCGATGGGCCAGGTCGAAGGAGAACCCGCCCTCCCGGAGAAGGCCGACGACGTGGTCCATGTAGGCGATGAAGGCCGGGCTGCCGGTGGTGCGGCTCTCGAGCACCCGCGGGGCCCAGCGGTGGCGCAGGAGCACCTCCCGGGCGGCGAGGATCCGCGCGCGCAACGCCCCCTGCCAGTCCTTCTCGGGGGACGGAGCCTCGACCTCCTCCACCGCCGCCATGACCTCGCCCAGGATCACCTCGACGAGGCCGTCGAAGACGGCGTCCTTGTTGGCGACGTGGTGGTAGAGCGACATCGCCTCGACCCCGAGCTCCTGCGCCAGCCGGCGCATGGTGAGCGAGCCGAGACCGTCCCGGTCGGCGAGCCCCACGGCCGCACGCAGCACCCGCCTCCGGCTCAGCGGAACGCGGGGCTGCTCGGTCAGCTCGTCGGCGTCGGCCCGTGGGGTCATGGATCTTCCTCCCGGCGCACTCTACCCGTACACGGTAAGCCTTCCCGGCCCAAGGCGGCCGCGCCGTCCGCGCGGGCGGACGCCCTGGCCGGGAGGCGTCATCGGCGCGGTTCCCAGCGGAAGAGCCGGGAGGCCAGCGCGATGGCGACGACGACCCAGGCCAGCGAGGGCGCCAGCAGGATCAGGGAATCCGCCACGGGAACGCCGCCGTTCCAGGCGTTGACGGCCAGCTCGGTGGCCGAGCCGCCGGGAAGCAGCCGCTTGAGCAGGGCGAGCTCCTCGGTGCCGCTGATCCCCACCCAGCTGGCCACGGCGATGGTGCCGATGCTGACGGGCAGCGTGGTCACCTGGGCGTGCTCGGGCGAGTTCGTCAGCCCCGCCGTGGCGAGCCCCAGGCCGAGCATCATGATCACCATGGCGAGGACCGCCGCCGCCAGGAGCGGGGCGTTGGACGGCATGCCGGCGACCGCGGCCAGCACGGTCAGGAGCACGGTCACCTGGACCAGCGTGATGAGGGTGATCGGGAGCAGCAGCCCGGACAGGATGCCGGTGTCGCCCGCCGCCGTGGAGCGCAGCCGCTTGAGGAAGAGGGTCTGGCGGCGCGCGGCCAGAGTGGTCACCGTGGTCGTGTAGAGCCCGAACGCCCCCACGGTGAACACCAGCACCCCCGCGATGTACCCGAGGCTGGCCATCTCCGCGAAGATCTCGTACCGGTAGATGAAGAACGCGCTGACCGCCACGGGGATGATCAGGCTGGTGACCAGCACCAGGCGGTTCCTGAAGATCTGGATCAGCTCGCTGAGAGCGATGGAGAGCATGGAGAGGTCCGTTCCTTTCGAGCGTGCCCGGGTTTTCTTCACTCGCTGCCGATGGAGCGGAAGACGTCGTCGAGCCGGGTCGGCCCGGCTTCGAGTTCCTGCGGCTCCAGCGAGTTGTCCTGCGCCCACTGGAGCAAGGTGTGGAGGTCCTTCGGAAGGTTGAAGGTCTCGATGAGGAATCTCCCGTCGCTTCCGCGCGCGGCCTGGAGCGGCAGCGCCGGCGCGTGGGACGGAAGGGCGAAGCGGATGGTGGACGGAAGGGTCTGCGTCAGCTCGAAGACGGTCCCTTCCCGGTGGAACGTGCCCTTGTGCATCAGGCCGATGCGGTCGGCGCGCTGCTGGGCCTCTTCCAGGTAGTGCGTGGTGAGGACGATGGTGGAACCGTCTTCGCGCATCTTGTCCACCGCCGCCCACAGAGCGTCCCGGGACTGGATGTCCAGGCCGGTGGTGGGCTCGTCCAGGAAGATCAGCTCAGGCGTCCCGTACACGGCGGTGGCGAAGTCCAGGCGCCGCTTCTCGCCGCCGGAGAGCTGCGACACCTTGGTGCCGGCCTTGCGGGTGAGATCGACGATGCCGAGCACGCGCTCGACCTTGTCCGTACGCCCGGAGAGCTTCCCGATCAGCCGGACCGACTCCTTCACCGTCAGGTCCGGGGAGAATCCGCTCTCCTGCAGCATGATGCCCATCCGGGGCCGGACGGCGCGGCGGTCGCGCGGACCGCGCCCGAAGACCCGCACGGTGCCCGAGGTGGCGGCGCGGTGCCCTTCGATGATCTCCAGGGTCGAGGTCTTGCCCGCGCCGTTCGTGCCGAGCAGCGCGTAGAGCTCCCCGCGCTCCACCTGGAAGGACAGGTCCTTCACAGCGTGGAAGTCGCCGTAGGTGAGGTTCAGACGTTCGACGTCGATGACCGGTGTGGAGTACATGCCTCAATCTCAGCCGCCGTCACGCTCGCCCGGCAGTGGCGTGGTGTCATCACTTCGCAGTGACGTTCCTTGGGGTGAACGCATGACGCAGTGTCACTGTCGGCACCGCTGAGCGGGATGAATACTGGGAGGCGACTCTGCTGTCCGATCCCGGAGAGCCGCCCATGGAAACCGGCCCCCTGCTGCGCTGGGG
This region includes:
- a CDS encoding DUF1989 domain-containing protein, yielding MVTIGRTVVPAGEGRAVRVRAGQRVRVVDVEGGQVGDLFAFAADDPREHLSAAHTRSVTSRLFPQVGESFVTDHRRPILALAGDTSPGSHDMLIAACDPARYEALGAPGHASCARNLELALAGLGLAVDVTPQPVNVFMRIPVEGSGRLRWLPAESRAGDAITFEAAMDCVVVVSACPQDMAGINGDTLTPLAIDVL
- a CDS encoding ABC transporter ATP-binding protein encodes the protein MYSTPVIDVERLNLTYGDFHAVKDLSFQVERGELYALLGTNGAGKTSTLEIIEGHRAATSGTVRVFGRGPRDRRAVRPRMGIMLQESGFSPDLTVKESVRLIGKLSGRTDKVERVLGIVDLTRKAGTKVSQLSGGEKRRLDFATAVYGTPELIFLDEPTTGLDIQSRDALWAAVDKMREDGSTIVLTTHYLEEAQQRADRIGLMHKGTFHREGTVFELTQTLPSTIRFALPSHAPALPLQAARGSDGRFLIETFNLPKDLHTLLQWAQDNSLEPQELEAGPTRLDDVFRSIGSE
- a CDS encoding NAD(P)-dependent alcohol dehydrogenase, with the translated sequence MKAWSWDRYGPPEVLALKDVDEPGIARDEVLVRVRAASVNPYDWRHMGADPKLVRLSVGLRRPRPGLILGADLAGVVERVGEEVTGLRPGDEVFGEVRLGSFAEAVAVPRNRLAVKPARLTFEQAASVSMAAHTALQGLRDVGGISAGSRVLVNGASGGIGTFAVQLAKTFGAEVTGVCSTRNIELVRSLGADDVVDYTREDFTTREGRYDLLMDIVGDRSPAALRRPLTSRGTLVIVGGIASARGSLLGPAAQILRGALTNPFVRQRIASVAWKPNSTDLRFLADLMEKEQITPVIDRTYPFTEIPEALRYLARGHARGKVAITF
- a CDS encoding TetR/AcrR family transcriptional regulator, whose translation is MTPRADADELTEQPRVPLSRRRVLRAAVGLADRDGLGSLTMRRLAQELGVEAMSLYHHVANKDAVFDGLVEVILGEVMAAVEEVEAPSPEKDWQGALRARILAAREVLLRHRWAPRVLESRTTGSPAFIAYMDHVVGLLREGGFSFDLAHRALHVLGSRALGFTQELFRPDGAQTADAEAAAMMERMADRYPNLAGMLADAVHDDPDGTLGFCDDQFEFEFALDLILEGLERRRAAAS
- a CDS encoding ABC transporter permease, whose translation is MLSIALSELIQIFRNRLVLVTSLIIPVAVSAFFIYRYEIFAEMASLGYIAGVLVFTVGAFGLYTTTVTTLAARRQTLFLKRLRSTAAGDTGILSGLLLPITLITLVQVTVLLTVLAAVAGMPSNAPLLAAAVLAMVIMMLGLGLATAGLTNSPEHAQVTTLPVSIGTIAVASWVGISGTEELALLKRLLPGGSATELAVNAWNGGVPVADSLILLAPSLAWVVVAIALASRLFRWEPRR
- a CDS encoding response regulator, coding for MTERTGGRPIRILLADDHALVRRGVRLILDNEPDLCVVAEAGDGAEAVEVARRVRPDLVVLDVAMPRLTGLQAARELARTLPHTRILILTMHDNEQYFFEALKASAAGYVLKSLADRDLIDACRAAMRGEPFLYPGAVTALIRSYLDQARQGTAPETVLTPREEEILKLVAEGHTSREIADTLFISTKTIERHRANILAKLGLKDRLELTRYAIRTGLIEP
- a CDS encoding polysaccharide deacetylase family protein — its product is MSGSWHGGAAAVVTLGFDVDAETPILARGGRYAAHASTMSHQAYGPDVGLPRILDLLDEMEVPATFFVPGWVAEHRPGLAASIVERGHEVAHHSYAHRPPTSMTPAEERADFVRALEVFAGQGIEIVGYRAALWEASWLTAELVAEHGLRYDSSLMGDDRPYRVGTAAGEIMELPVHWSLDDWEQYAFLPEPHVGSVIESPRKVLELWRAELDGMRRYRCLFNLCVHPFLSGRPGRALALREFIEYARGCGDVAFARCRDVAEAAFADPEVGVRPHRPPQVDPAVHPH
- a CDS encoding PucR family transcriptional regulator, with protein sequence MFTVESLLADESLGLRVLVPGPQGALEEPVAWVHNTELPDPSRYVRRRELVLTNGLWDDQIGAAGFVANVQRAQAAGIVFGLRPERPATPGELVAACRDAGVPLLEISATVPFTALSEAVATRYAEERQGALVGMVRRGEALATAISRGAGASGVLRVLRRDHELPLAVIDRMGRLLASAGVELDAGQLHTVAAGLTRRPPPLELDLGGAGRAALYLVGAVGDVDAALICLRPVRELTRVEQDALDQAARFLSLEVARQQAVQAIELRFASELLEMVLSGGSRAAEVPGRLRAFGVDPEGPLAVWTMAFRGPDATLPGLAEVVGEFFLATGVPVVVAAGSQDVVAVLSWRHGEGEAAPLAERLVSAVAERFPGRRPVLGLGGVVQGPAGLREPLVRSRESCRALRRGEDGPAVRTYAELGTHRLLLGTQDADTLRTLADGVLAPIRGHDTRRGGELETTLRAFLDHDGHWQVTAAALRVHVNTLRNRLAKITELTGRDAARTADRVDFFLALQASDMA
- a CDS encoding NADH:flavin oxidoreductase; the protein is MTGTHPALEPGRVGGLRTPNRLVVAPMTRVSAAPDGTPTPEMAEYYAGFADGGFGLVVTEGIYTDTVHSQGYLNQPGLVSDRHTAAWREITAGVRGFGTSIVAQLMHAGALSQGNPYRDDTAGPSAVAPRGVKMPEYGGHGPWPTPREMNRADIEEAVGGFVASAVNAKRAGFDGVEVHAANGYLLDQFLTDYTNRREDSYGGPVANRVRLAAEVVAAIRAEVGPDWCVGVRLSQTKVNDFTYRWPGGAHDAEVIYAALTEAGATYLHIASEGRNWLDTARLDGGLTLTGLARRTSGLPVIANGGMHDPDLSAQVLADGHADLVSVARGALVHPDLPRRLAEGRAPERFDHAMLSPMATLDNARRWRLAAGAAV
- a CDS encoding HAMP domain-containing sensor histidine kinase, producing MRLLWRVFWLNALVAMVATILLMIGPWTVSAPIRFTEAVILVAGMGSLLAANAVLLRWGLAPLDRLTQVMTTIDLLRPGQRLEATGSAEMTALISTFNQMLDRLEVERGTSSARALSAQEDERRRIAQELHDEIGQRLTAVLLDLKRLTDQAPEPMRADMRQVQEITRGSLDEVRTIVHRLRPGVLEDLGLLSALTALTNQFDTHTGLKVRRELGADLPELSTQSELVIYRIAQESLTNAARHAGATAADLELVPGHGGVTLHVRDNGTGITGLREGAGIRGMRERALLIGAQLTITSRPGQGTRVSLHVPVPTERGIP